One Desulfovibrio sp. ZJ209 genomic window carries:
- a CDS encoding mechanosensitive ion channel domain-containing protein, with the protein MPAFAHLSHGRRGRLSRPFLCRALLLAALVLGGLLLPGQLPAPLAATASSAVEAVLETPKHADAKKDGKQAAPAKAPDAEKTAGGAEAEGEGAPAEEAEPEPEEPAGNAAWEAIWSGQRAMIDEMRQTALKLSDSFGAQTENLSRQLQPFEEEGRRLLVFANTFKGYPNAMEAVSRRIAATIGDFHMVLSPVNLARSEAQSLLERVNYMAASLPEEVQQGRLSEEMRAYVEGITRARLRLTAVLAQYDSLVPSLQILTRLEEARKTITAQLPALWKDYYLQGPTPWLSPDAWADFSQKMFYSWQAVLLRLPVEMPTTPPQWGTAALRFVICLLFTGVLALLLRRRWLTPQSPPALQHLFRRSIPWLCLGMALLGSALSAYGDFFRLFLALGNLCLIFGQVALAWDLRRLQYPEAQDAPRASPLLQLLPLTLGAYALLYLPLIQPLILVIWTVFVTFALWRRRKEHIPALGPFRLEHGVLDCEPGILWICLFLALTGLHIYSIAAYLLFVSLSLALELCRAGMALVSSLNERLPREGAGAALARLAVALAAPVVLVVAVIGVLLWVATLPGGTYLLGEYALKGVSVGQTQLNIIQALLIISVFFLTRTVVSMGTRFLARLPAKGLSFDATLIPPLQTALTYAAWAIFGLFVLRALGLELSNLAMVAGGLSVGIGFGMQTIVNNFLSGLILIFSRTLQAGDVVEVGGVTGKVRKISVRATMVETYDNALIYVPNSEFMSNRLINWTRFSRSVRRQVEVGVAYGSDTGQVTKLLIDVAKANENVLKYPAPSVIFLNFGASSLDFALRFWVKDFELGASTASQIRLGIEKTFREANIEIAFPQLDVHVKDLPPRVCGAKAATPSAGRRARPRPVRRAPATGAGTKSGGTTAPTAVATENTAEAGAPAPGGTEDKSQTS; encoded by the coding sequence ATGCCCGCTTTCGCCCACCTTTCCCACGGCCGGCGCGGGCGCCTTTCGCGCCCCTTCCTCTGCCGCGCCCTGCTTCTGGCCGCCCTCGTGCTGGGCGGCCTTTTGCTGCCCGGGCAGCTCCCGGCGCCGCTCGCCGCGACGGCAAGCTCCGCTGTGGAAGCCGTGCTCGAGACGCCCAAACATGCCGACGCCAAAAAGGATGGCAAGCAAGCCGCGCCCGCCAAGGCTCCCGATGCCGAAAAAACTGCCGGGGGCGCCGAGGCGGAGGGGGAGGGCGCGCCCGCGGAGGAAGCGGAGCCCGAGCCCGAGGAACCCGCGGGCAATGCCGCCTGGGAGGCCATCTGGAGCGGCCAGCGGGCCATGATCGACGAGATGCGCCAGACCGCGCTCAAGCTGAGCGACAGTTTCGGCGCCCAGACGGAAAACCTCTCGCGCCAGCTCCAGCCCTTTGAGGAGGAAGGCCGGCGCCTGCTCGTCTTCGCCAACACCTTCAAGGGCTATCCCAACGCCATGGAGGCCGTGAGCCGGCGCATCGCCGCCACCATCGGCGATTTCCACATGGTGCTCTCGCCCGTGAACCTCGCCCGCTCCGAGGCGCAGAGCCTGCTCGAGCGCGTCAACTACATGGCCGCGAGCCTGCCCGAGGAAGTCCAGCAGGGGCGCCTCAGCGAGGAGATGCGGGCCTATGTGGAGGGCATCACCCGCGCGCGCCTCCGGCTCACCGCCGTGCTCGCGCAGTATGACTCGCTCGTGCCCTCGCTCCAGATCCTCACCCGGCTCGAGGAGGCGCGCAAGACCATCACCGCGCAATTGCCCGCGCTCTGGAAGGACTACTACCTGCAGGGGCCGACACCGTGGCTCAGCCCCGACGCCTGGGCCGATTTTTCGCAAAAAATGTTCTATTCCTGGCAGGCCGTGCTGCTGCGGCTGCCCGTGGAAATGCCCACCACGCCGCCGCAGTGGGGCACGGCGGCCCTGCGCTTCGTCATCTGCCTCCTCTTCACGGGCGTGCTCGCGCTGCTGCTCCGGCGCCGCTGGCTCACGCCGCAGTCGCCGCCGGCGCTCCAGCATCTCTTCCGGCGCAGCATCCCGTGGCTCTGCCTCGGCATGGCCCTTTTGGGGAGCGCCCTTTCCGCCTATGGCGACTTTTTCCGGCTCTTCCTGGCCCTGGGCAACCTCTGCCTCATCTTCGGGCAGGTGGCCCTCGCGTGGGACCTGAGGCGGCTCCAGTATCCCGAGGCGCAGGACGCGCCCCGGGCCTCGCCCCTGCTCCAGCTGTTGCCGCTCACGCTTGGGGCCTACGCCCTCCTGTACCTGCCGCTCATCCAGCCGCTCATCCTCGTCATCTGGACGGTCTTCGTCACGTTCGCCCTCTGGCGGCGGCGCAAGGAGCATATCCCCGCGCTCGGCCCCTTCCGGCTGGAGCACGGCGTGCTCGACTGCGAGCCCGGCATCCTCTGGATCTGCCTCTTCCTCGCGCTCACGGGCCTGCATATTTACAGCATCGCGGCCTACCTGCTCTTCGTCTCCCTGTCGCTCGCGCTGGAGCTCTGCCGCGCCGGCATGGCGCTCGTGAGCAGCCTCAACGAGCGGCTGCCGCGCGAGGGCGCCGGGGCGGCGCTGGCGCGCCTCGCCGTGGCGCTGGCCGCGCCGGTGGTGCTCGTGGTGGCGGTCATCGGGGTGCTGCTCTGGGTGGCGACCCTCCCGGGCGGCACCTACCTGCTCGGCGAATACGCGCTCAAGGGCGTGAGCGTGGGGCAGACCCAGCTCAACATCATCCAGGCCCTGCTCATCATCAGCGTGTTCTTCCTCACGCGCACCGTGGTCTCCATGGGCACGCGCTTCCTGGCGCGCCTGCCCGCCAAGGGCCTGAGCTTCGACGCCACGCTCATCCCGCCGCTCCAGACCGCGCTCACCTACGCGGCCTGGGCCATCTTCGGGCTCTTCGTGCTGCGGGCGCTGGGCCTCGAGCTCAGCAATCTCGCCATGGTGGCCGGCGGCCTCTCGGTAGGCATCGGCTTTGGCATGCAGACCATCGTCAACAACTTCCTCTCCGGGCTCATCCTCATCTTCAGCCGCACCCTGCAGGCCGGGGACGTGGTGGAGGTGGGCGGCGTCACCGGCAAGGTGCGCAAGATCAGCGTGCGCGCCACCATGGTGGAGACCTACGACAACGCCCTCATCTATGTGCCCAACAGCGAATTCATGTCCAACCGGCTCATCAACTGGACGCGCTTCAGCCGCAGCGTGCGCCGGCAGGTGGAGGTGGGCGTGGCCTACGGCTCGGACACGGGCCAGGTGACCAAGCTGCTCATCGACGTGGCCAAGGCCAACGAGAATGTCCTCAAGTACCCGGCCCCGAGCGTCATCTTCCTGAACTTCGGCGCGAGCTCGCTGGATTTCGCCCTGCGCTTCTGGGTGAAGGATTTTGAGCTCGGCGCGAGCACGGCCTCGCAGATCCGGCTGGGCATCGAAAAGACCTTCCGCGAGGCGAATATCGAGATCGCCTTCCCGCAGCTCGACGTGCATGTCAAGGACCTGCCGCCGCGCGTGTGCGGCGCGAAGGCCGCCACGCCATCGGCGGGCCGGCGCGCGCGGCCGCGGCCCGTGCGCCGCGCCCCGGCAACAGGGGCCGGAACGAAGAGCGGGGGGACGACTGCGCCCACCGCTGTCGCCACGGAAAACACGGCGGAAGCGGGCGCCCCCGCGCCCGGAGGCACGGAAGACAAGTCCCAGACATCGTAG
- the dksA gene encoding RNA polymerase-binding protein DksA → MDHNDIEYFRKLLSGMLEEAQQNGDSTIEELTDSNEVFADPADRATAESDRAFTLRLRDRERRLIRKIQAALQRIEDGTYGICEECGEEISIPRLKARPVTRLCINCKARQEEDEHLRGD, encoded by the coding sequence ATGGACCACAACGACATCGAATATTTCCGCAAGCTGCTTTCCGGCATGCTCGAAGAAGCCCAGCAGAACGGCGACAGCACCATCGAGGAACTGACCGACAGCAACGAGGTCTTCGCCGACCCGGCGGACAGGGCCACGGCCGAGTCCGACCGGGCCTTCACCCTGCGCCTGCGCGACCGGGAGCGCCGCCTCATCCGCAAGATCCAGGCCGCGCTCCAGCGCATCGAGGACGGCACCTACGGGATCTGCGAAGAATGCGGCGAGGAGATCAGCATCCCCCGCCTCAAGGCCCGCCCCGTGACGCGCCTGTGCATCAACTGCAAGGCCCGGCAGGAGGAAGACGAGCACCTGCGCGGGGATTAG
- a CDS encoding tRNA(5-methylaminomethyl-2-thiouridylate) methyltransferase, whose amino-acid sequence MTAIPDAVVLFSGGLDSILAARVLMAQGLGVRCLHCVSPFFGEPGAVTRWRRLYGVDVDVADVSEDFAAMLRERPAHGFGKCLNPCVDCKILLLRAARRHMEEVGARFLASGEVLGQRPMSQRLDTLHLIPREAGVRGLLLRPLSARHLPPTEAEASGLVGRERLLGISGRGRGDQLALAREFGFSEIPTPGGGCRLTERENARRYWLTLTRKPTGAGAGTPTAQDFRLAATGRQYWREAGGRWHWLCVGRNNKDNERLREAAGPEDLVLRLMGLPGPLGLARGGAGWEKPLLDEAAAIVASCAPRAREAAARGGSVGVSAGTLRLTLSPGAVAQGERDSWDLPTWEEVREEIRAEARERAEGRRP is encoded by the coding sequence ATGACAGCAATTCCCGACGCGGTCGTGCTTTTTTCCGGCGGGCTCGACAGCATCCTCGCGGCCCGCGTGCTCATGGCCCAGGGCCTCGGGGTGCGCTGCCTGCACTGTGTTTCGCCCTTTTTCGGCGAGCCCGGGGCCGTCACGCGCTGGCGCCGGCTCTACGGTGTTGACGTGGACGTGGCCGACGTGAGCGAAGATTTCGCGGCCATGCTGCGCGAGCGGCCGGCCCACGGCTTCGGCAAGTGCCTGAACCCCTGCGTGGACTGCAAGATCCTCCTCCTGCGGGCGGCGCGCCGGCACATGGAGGAGGTGGGCGCGCGCTTCCTCGCCAGCGGCGAAGTCTTGGGGCAGCGGCCCATGTCGCAACGGCTGGACACCCTGCACCTTATCCCGCGCGAGGCCGGGGTGCGCGGGCTTTTGCTCAGGCCGCTCTCAGCCCGCCACCTGCCGCCCACCGAGGCCGAAGCAAGCGGCCTCGTGGGTCGGGAGCGCCTGCTCGGCATCTCCGGCCGCGGCCGCGGCGACCAGCTCGCGCTCGCGCGGGAATTCGGCTTTTCCGAGATACCCACGCCGGGCGGCGGCTGCCGCCTCACCGAGCGGGAAAACGCCCGCCGCTACTGGCTCACGCTCACGCGCAAGCCCACGGGCGCGGGGGCTGGCACGCCCACGGCTCAGGACTTCCGCCTCGCCGCCACGGGGCGGCAATACTGGCGCGAAGCCGGCGGCCGCTGGCACTGGCTCTGCGTGGGCCGCAACAATAAAGACAACGAACGCCTCAGGGAAGCCGCCGGCCCCGAAGACCTCGTGCTGCGCCTCATGGGCCTGCCCGGGCCGCTCGGGCTGGCGCGCGGGGGCGCCGGGTGGGAAAAACCGCTGCTCGATGAGGCCGCGGCCATCGTGGCGTCCTGCGCGCCCAGGGCGCGGGAGGCCGCGGCAAGGGGCGGGAGCGTGGGCGTCAGCGCCGGGACTTTGCGCCTCACCTTGAGCCCCGGGGCGGTGGCGCAAGGCGAGCGCGACTCGTGGGACCTGCCCACCTGGGAGGAAGTGCGCGAGGAAATCCGCGCCGAGGCCCGGGAGCGGGCGGAGGGCCGGCGCCCGTGA
- the pdxS gene encoding pyridoxal 5'-phosphate synthase lyase subunit PdxS: protein MKKGEHGERGTIRLKTGLAEMLKGGVIMDVTTPEQAKIAEEAGACAVMALERVPADIRAAGGVARMADPSIVKRIMESVSIPVMAKARIGHFVEAHILEALGVDYIDESEVLTPADDRYHIDKFKFTVPFVCGCRNLGEALRRLGEGAAMIRTKGEPGTGNVVEAVRHCRMVMDQIRMLCAIREDEVPNFAKEIDAPLELCYIVRKEGRLPVVNFAAGGIATPADAALMMQLGCDGVFVGSGIFKSGDPAKRAKAIVQAVTNYKDYKLLADISCDLGEPMVGIEISDIPQEQRMQERGW from the coding sequence ATGAAGAAGGGCGAACACGGGGAGCGCGGCACCATCCGCCTCAAGACTGGTCTGGCCGAAATGCTCAAGGGCGGGGTCATCATGGATGTCACCACCCCCGAGCAGGCGAAAATCGCCGAGGAGGCGGGCGCCTGCGCCGTCATGGCGCTGGAGCGCGTGCCCGCGGATATCCGCGCCGCCGGCGGCGTGGCCCGCATGGCCGACCCCAGCATCGTCAAGCGCATCATGGAATCGGTGAGCATCCCGGTCATGGCCAAGGCGCGCATCGGCCACTTTGTGGAGGCGCATATCCTCGAGGCCCTGGGCGTGGACTACATCGACGAGAGCGAGGTGCTCACGCCGGCCGACGACCGCTACCATATCGACAAGTTCAAGTTCACGGTGCCCTTTGTCTGCGGCTGCCGCAACCTGGGCGAGGCCCTGCGCCGCCTCGGCGAGGGCGCGGCCATGATCCGCACCAAGGGCGAGCCGGGCACGGGCAACGTGGTGGAGGCCGTGCGCCACTGCCGCATGGTCATGGACCAGATCCGCATGCTCTGCGCCATCCGCGAGGACGAGGTGCCCAATTTCGCCAAGGAGATCGACGCCCCGCTGGAGCTCTGCTACATCGTGCGCAAGGAGGGGCGGCTCCCTGTGGTGAACTTCGCGGCCGGCGGCATCGCCACCCCGGCGGACGCGGCGCTCATGATGCAGCTCGGCTGCGACGGCGTGTTCGTGGGCTCGGGCATCTTCAAGTCCGGCGACCCGGCCAAGCGCGCCAAGGCCATTGTGCAGGCCGTGACCAACTACAAGGATTACAAGCTCCTGGCCGATATCTCCTGCGACCTCGGCGAGCCCATGGTGGGCATCGAGATCTCCGATATCCCGCAGGAACAGCGCATGCAGGAACGGGGCTGGTAA
- the pdxT gene encoding pyridoxal 5'-phosphate synthase glutaminase subunit PdxT, giving the protein MAKEKCPLVGVLALQGAFREHVAALEKLGAPTREVRQLKDLDGIGAMVIPGGESTTMGKLLVDLGIMEPLRARIEAGMPVYGSCAGLILLCRHIEGSEQPRLGVLDATVRRNAFGRQVDSFEADLVIPALGPEPMPAVFIRAPVILATGPGVEVIARVEMDGAERAVAVREGRILATSFHPELTPDTRFHRYFLDICTGAA; this is encoded by the coding sequence ATGGCGAAGGAGAAGTGCCCCCTCGTGGGCGTGCTCGCCCTGCAGGGGGCCTTCCGCGAGCATGTGGCCGCGCTCGAGAAGCTGGGCGCGCCCACGCGCGAGGTGCGCCAGCTCAAGGACCTGGACGGCATCGGCGCCATGGTCATCCCGGGCGGCGAAAGCACCACCATGGGCAAGCTGCTTGTGGATCTCGGCATCATGGAGCCCCTGCGCGCGCGCATCGAGGCCGGCATGCCGGTGTACGGCAGTTGCGCGGGGCTCATCCTGCTCTGCCGGCACATCGAGGGCTCGGAGCAGCCGCGCCTCGGCGTGCTCGACGCCACAGTGCGCCGCAACGCCTTCGGCCGGCAGGTGGACAGCTTCGAGGCGGATCTCGTCATCCCCGCGCTCGGGCCCGAGCCCATGCCCGCGGTGTTCATCCGCGCGCCGGTCATCCTTGCCACCGGCCCGGGGGTGGAGGTGATCGCCCGCGTGGAGATGGACGGCGCCGAGCGCGCCGTGGCCGTGCGCGAGGGGCGCATCCTCGCCACCTCCTTCCACCCGGAGCTCACGCCGGACACGCGCTTCCACCGCTATTTTCTCGACATCTGCACGGGCGCGGCCTAG
- a CDS encoding 4Fe-4S binding protein, protein MDKLRLLSFSPCGGTAEVNRALARDVDAELLAQDCARAGVEEAVIACGPDDLVFLAFPVYGGRMPRNIDKVFRRIEGNGARCALVAVYGNREFEGALLDLFAAAVNRGFRPAAAVAAIAQHSLAPQVAAGRPDAQDREKLAAFGCRIVEAMRAGAALEKAPGAWPEWKLPKGASLFPVTDRQKCVACGQCAAVCPAGAIPTDDPAATDTETCIVCAACAKYCPTGARQMGTPESRQKLAHHLETAAGRRKEPELWLGEAAR, encoded by the coding sequence ATGGACAAACTCCGCCTTCTTTCCTTCAGCCCCTGCGGGGGCACCGCCGAGGTCAACCGGGCTCTCGCCCGCGATGTGGACGCCGAACTCCTCGCGCAGGACTGCGCCCGCGCCGGCGTGGAAGAGGCCGTCATCGCCTGCGGGCCGGACGATCTCGTGTTCCTCGCCTTCCCGGTCTACGGCGGCAGGATGCCGCGCAATATCGACAAGGTATTCCGGCGCATCGAGGGCAACGGCGCCCGCTGCGCCCTCGTGGCCGTCTACGGCAACCGCGAATTTGAAGGCGCCCTGCTCGACCTCTTCGCCGCGGCCGTGAACAGGGGCTTCCGGCCGGCCGCGGCCGTTGCGGCCATTGCGCAGCACTCCCTCGCGCCACAGGTGGCCGCCGGGCGCCCGGATGCGCAAGACCGGGAAAAGCTGGCGGCCTTCGGCTGCCGCATCGTGGAGGCCATGCGGGCCGGGGCCGCGCTGGAGAAGGCGCCCGGGGCCTGGCCGGAATGGAAGCTCCCCAAGGGGGCCAGCCTCTTCCCCGTGACCGACAGGCAAAAATGCGTGGCCTGCGGCCAGTGCGCGGCCGTATGCCCGGCCGGCGCCATCCCCACGGACGACCCGGCGGCCACGGATACGGAAACGTGCATCGTGTGCGCGGCCTGCGCCAAGTATTGCCCCACCGGCGCGCGCCAGATGGGCACGCCGGAGAGCCGCCAAAAGCTGGCGCACCACCTCGAAACGGCCGCCGGGCGCCGCAAGGAGCCGGAACTCTGGCTCGGCGAGGCGGCGCGGTAG
- a CDS encoding TIGR04076 family protein, whose protein sequence is MKRVKITVLKTTFLDDLAKEYGVDGLGPCPMHRPGEVFYGDYAKPAGLCDEAWKAIYQYAFALAHGAPEKLWYYGDWMKTPGTAICSCNDGIRPVIFKLEVTDEEAVPPAAP, encoded by the coding sequence ATGAAAAGAGTAAAAATCACGGTGCTCAAAACCACCTTTCTGGACGACCTCGCCAAGGAATACGGCGTGGACGGCCTCGGCCCCTGCCCCATGCACCGGCCCGGCGAGGTGTTCTACGGCGACTACGCCAAGCCCGCGGGCCTCTGCGACGAGGCGTGGAAAGCCATCTACCAGTACGCCTTCGCACTGGCCCACGGCGCGCCCGAAAAACTGTGGTACTACGGGGACTGGATGAAGACCCCGGGCACGGCCATCTGCAGCTGCAACGACGGCATCCGCCCCGTCATCTTCAAGCTCGAGGTGACGGACGAGGAGGCCGTGCCGCCGGCCGCGCCGTAG
- the proC gene encoding pyrroline-5-carboxylate reductase: MTSVSGLLPAHLGGKLRIGCIGCGRMGGALLSGLAALKLPELSLCAYNRSPEKLEPFKALGVTAMPGVAPTAEQADLLLIAVKPQQVAEVLAAARGHIRPGTLVLSIAAGVSLARLAAEVDQGVDVARCMPTTTALVGKGVFAFCFRADAEEWRAPVLKLFGRMGVCLELAEGKFTDFSALIGAGPAYVFAMMQGLVQAGITLGFPQDASRRMVGALFAGCAALAEAEAAPLIQLRDDVCSPGGLTIAGVNVLDRAGLSGLIVDAVLAARKRGREMES, translated from the coding sequence ATGACGAGCGTGAGCGGCCTTTTGCCGGCGCATCTCGGCGGGAAACTGCGCATCGGCTGCATCGGCTGCGGCCGCATGGGCGGCGCCCTGCTCTCCGGGCTCGCGGCCCTGAAGCTGCCGGAGCTTTCGCTTTGCGCCTACAACCGCAGCCCGGAAAAGCTCGAGCCGTTCAAGGCGCTCGGCGTCACGGCCATGCCCGGCGTGGCGCCCACGGCGGAACAGGCGGACCTGCTCCTCATCGCGGTCAAGCCCCAGCAGGTGGCCGAGGTGCTGGCGGCCGCGCGCGGGCATATCCGGCCCGGGACGCTCGTGCTCTCCATCGCCGCGGGCGTGAGCCTCGCGCGGCTCGCGGCCGAGGTGGACCAGGGCGTGGACGTGGCCCGCTGCATGCCCACCACCACGGCCCTCGTGGGCAAGGGCGTCTTCGCCTTCTGCTTCAGGGCCGACGCCGAGGAGTGGCGGGCGCCGGTGCTCAAGCTTTTCGGGCGGATGGGCGTCTGCCTGGAGCTCGCCGAAGGGAAGTTCACCGACTTTTCCGCGCTCATCGGCGCCGGGCCGGCCTATGTGTTCGCCATGATGCAGGGCCTCGTGCAGGCGGGCATCACCCTGGGCTTTCCGCAGGATGCGTCGCGGCGCATGGTGGGCGCGCTCTTTGCCGGCTGCGCGGCGCTGGCCGAGGCGGAGGCGGCGCCGCTCATCCAGTTGCGCGACGACGTGTGCTCCCCGGGAGGGCTCACCATCGCGGGCGTGAACGTGCTCGACCGGGCGGGCCTTTCGGGCCTCATCGTGGACGCGGTGCTCGCCGCGCGGAAGCGCGGCCGCGAGATGGAGAGCTGA
- a CDS encoding S41 family peptidase, whose protein sequence is MRVFAPTCLFVFLLLLCGCGAQAAPGPDAAAPQSGKDTAKTQKEQARDQAREKLNKYDAARRFSQVLDLVERNYVKDVTQSELINGALKGMLQGLDPHSTFMTSDEYKEMQETTSGEFFGVGIEISLENGQVIVVTPIEDTPAFRAGLQPGDVILSIDGQPAQELSLQEVVSRIRGAKGSEVELTVLHSNAKTPQTVRITRDAIPLISVKSKQLEDGYYWVRLTRFSERTTEELKEALKQAQKESKAAGGIKGIVLDLRNNPGGLLDQAVSVSDIFLDNGTIVSIKGRDDGAQRTYSARKQADDIDVPMVVLVNAGSASASEIVAGALRDQKRAPILGERSFGKGSVQNIIPLADGSGLKLTVALYYTPNGSSIQAEGIVPDFEVVFEPPHAEDKDNPRLLLREQDLNRHLENSKGKPAKGKAAKDEGKEQLARDNQLRMGLQMVKSLPRLQELQKPQAKPETQAKAAPAK, encoded by the coding sequence ATGCGCGTTTTCGCCCCCACCTGCCTTTTCGTGTTCCTGCTTCTCCTTTGCGGCTGCGGCGCCCAGGCCGCGCCCGGGCCCGACGCCGCGGCCCCGCAGAGCGGCAAGGACACGGCCAAGACCCAGAAAGAACAGGCCCGCGACCAGGCCAGGGAAAAGCTCAACAAGTATGACGCCGCGCGCCGCTTCAGCCAGGTGCTTGACCTCGTGGAGCGCAACTACGTCAAGGACGTGACCCAGTCCGAGCTCATCAACGGCGCCCTCAAGGGCATGCTCCAGGGGCTCGACCCGCACTCCACCTTCATGACCTCGGACGAATACAAGGAAATGCAGGAGACCACCTCCGGCGAATTCTTCGGCGTGGGCATCGAGATCTCGCTGGAGAACGGGCAGGTCATCGTGGTGACGCCCATCGAGGACACCCCGGCCTTCCGCGCCGGCCTCCAGCCGGGGGACGTGATCCTCTCCATCGACGGCCAGCCCGCGCAGGAGCTCTCGTTGCAGGAGGTCGTCTCGCGCATCCGCGGCGCCAAGGGCAGCGAGGTGGAGCTCACCGTCCTGCACAGCAATGCCAAGACCCCGCAGACCGTGCGCATCACGCGCGACGCCATCCCGCTCATCAGCGTCAAGTCCAAGCAGCTCGAAGACGGCTATTACTGGGTGCGCCTCACCCGTTTTTCCGAGCGCACCACCGAGGAGCTCAAGGAGGCGCTCAAGCAGGCCCAGAAGGAAAGCAAGGCCGCTGGCGGCATCAAGGGCATCGTGCTCGATTTGCGCAACAACCCGGGCGGCCTCCTCGACCAGGCCGTGAGCGTGTCCGACATCTTCCTCGACAACGGCACCATCGTTTCCATCAAGGGCCGCGACGACGGCGCCCAGCGCACCTACTCGGCCCGCAAGCAGGCCGATGACATCGATGTGCCCATGGTGGTGCTCGTCAACGCGGGCTCGGCCTCGGCCTCGGAGATCGTGGCCGGCGCCCTGCGCGACCAGAAGCGCGCCCCCATCCTCGGCGAGCGCTCCTTCGGCAAGGGCTCGGTGCAGAACATCATCCCGCTGGCCGACGGCTCGGGCCTCAAGCTCACGGTGGCGCTCTACTACACGCCCAATGGCAGTTCCATCCAGGCCGAGGGCATCGTGCCGGACTTCGAGGTGGTCTTCGAGCCGCCGCACGCCGAAGACAAGGATAATCCCCGCCTGCTCCTGCGCGAGCAGGACCTCAACCGCCACCTTGAAAACAGCAAGGGCAAGCCCGCCAAGGGCAAGGCGGCGAAAGACGAGGGCAAGGAGCAGCTCGCCCGCGACAACCAGCTGCGCATGGGCCTGCAAATGGTCAAGAGCCTGCCGCGCCTCCAGGAATTGCAGAAGCCGCAGGCCAAGCCCGAGACTCAGGCCAAGGCCGCGCCGGCCAAGTAA
- a CDS encoding D-alanyl-D-alanine carboxypeptidase family protein: MPLSRLFRHCRSSRPWRALILLLLLLAPAGAHAAPQVLPASPVGVCSAMVYDLDHDAILFEQNADEPIPPASLTKILSMYLALDHISEGRARADTPVTVSPAAAATGGSRMGLRRDETVPLGRLLLGMAVSSGNDASHAVAEFVGGSVPAFVNMMNVRARELGMHDSLFLNPHGLPAAGQRTTARDMLTLARAYLKSHPDALELHNTRLLTHAGQTTWNKNPLLGQYPGADGLKTGWIRASGYNMVFTASKNGRRLLAVIMGAPDMYARGAEACRLLDAGFLVCENEAVSVTAALDGLPVDARRIDVRKTARDAGLLRPQRAYARAPKPSKDREFSLLGNYAQGRHAARAKAAYGKKPQGRVTAPRGAARASGAKATAGRKAVDMRTAKRKATLRKHEPGKGAGHAARGGRTRGRSG; encoded by the coding sequence ATGCCGCTGTCGCGTCTTTTCCGTCATTGCCGTTCTTCGCGCCCCTGGCGCGCCCTCATCCTCCTGCTCCTGTTGCTGGCGCCCGCGGGCGCCCATGCCGCGCCGCAAGTGCTCCCGGCGAGCCCCGTGGGCGTGTGCTCGGCCATGGTCTATGACCTCGACCATGACGCCATCCTGTTCGAGCAGAACGCGGACGAGCCCATCCCCCCGGCATCGCTTACCAAGATCCTCTCCATGTATCTCGCGCTCGACCACATCAGCGAGGGCCGCGCCAGGGCCGACACGCCCGTCACCGTGAGCCCGGCCGCGGCGGCCACGGGCGGCTCGCGCATGGGCTTGAGGCGTGACGAGACCGTCCCGCTGGGCCGGCTTTTGCTCGGCATGGCCGTTTCCTCGGGCAATGACGCGAGCCACGCGGTGGCCGAATTCGTGGGCGGCTCGGTGCCCGCTTTCGTGAACATGATGAATGTGCGGGCGCGCGAGCTCGGCATGCACGACAGCCTCTTTCTCAACCCGCACGGGCTGCCCGCCGCCGGCCAGCGCACCACGGCGCGCGACATGCTGACGCTGGCGCGGGCCTACCTGAAAAGCCACCCGGACGCGCTCGAGCTGCACAACACGCGCCTCCTCACCCACGCCGGCCAGACCACGTGGAACAAGAACCCGCTGCTCGGGCAGTATCCCGGCGCGGACGGCCTCAAGACCGGCTGGATCCGGGCCTCGGGCTACAACATGGTGTTCACGGCCAGCAAGAACGGCCGGCGGCTTTTGGCGGTCATCATGGGCGCGCCCGACATGTACGCGCGCGGCGCCGAGGCGTGCCGCCTCTTGGACGCGGGCTTCCTTGTCTGCGAAAACGAGGCCGTCTCCGTGACCGCGGCGCTGGATGGCCTGCCCGTGGACGCCAGGCGCATCGACGTGCGCAAGACCGCGCGCGACGCCGGGCTGCTCAGGCCGCAGCGCGCCTATGCCCGGGCGCCCAAGCCCTCCAAAGACCGGGAATTCAGCCTTTTGGGCAACTACGCCCAGGGGCGCCATGCCGCCAGGGCGAAGGCGGCCTATGGCAAGAAGCCGCAGGGCCGGGTCACCGCCCCGAGGGGGGCGGCCAGGGCCTCGGGGGCCAAGGCCACCGCGGGCAGGAAGGCCGTGGACATGCGCACCGCCAAGCGCAAGGCCACCCTGCGCAAGCATGAGCCTGGCAAGGGCGCGGGGCACGCGGCCAGGGGCGGCCGCACGAGAGGACGCTCCGGCTAG